From the Flavobacterium lindanitolerans genome, one window contains:
- a CDS encoding sigma-54-dependent transcriptional regulator codes for MSSKILVIDDDTSFCVMLKTFLQKKGYDVTNAFNAKEAEEAIRNQIFDVVLTDIRLPDSDGIQILKYIKETSFKTQVVLMTGYTDIKTAVSAMKMGAYDYVGKPINPDEILHTIEQALKKRLEKPEQPVTEKKEKKETSSSDFAFVKGGSSTSNQLHEYISLVSPTNMSVLIIGDSGTGKEYIAHTIHTQSKRKDKPFIPVDCGAIPKELASSEFFGHIKGSFTGAINDKTGHFEAANGGTLFLDEVGNLSYEVQIQLLRALQERKVKPVGSNHEVKVDIRVIAATNEDLSEAVKRGDFREDLYHRLNEFCIQAPKLSERKQDIMVFAHHFLALANDDLEKNIEGFDDEVIELFMNYDWPGNLREMKNTIKRSVLLTKSNSVPIDVLPQEMRSAIEQENAIPYYSKENEESAIRSALEKAGFNKTKAAKLLNIDRKTLYNKLKLYSIDL; via the coding sequence ATGAGCTCGAAAATTTTGGTGATTGATGATGACACGTCTTTTTGCGTAATGCTGAAAACCTTCTTGCAAAAAAAAGGTTATGATGTTACCAACGCTTTCAATGCGAAAGAAGCTGAAGAAGCGATACGAAATCAAATTTTTGATGTTGTCCTTACTGATATCCGATTGCCTGACAGTGATGGTATTCAGATATTAAAATATATAAAAGAAACTTCTTTTAAAACCCAGGTCGTCCTAATGACCGGTTATACGGATATTAAAACAGCTGTCAGCGCGATGAAAATGGGAGCTTACGATTATGTAGGCAAACCTATCAATCCTGACGAAATTCTCCATACTATAGAGCAGGCCTTAAAAAAGAGACTTGAAAAGCCGGAACAGCCTGTTACCGAAAAAAAAGAGAAAAAGGAAACTTCCTCTTCCGATTTTGCTTTTGTAAAAGGCGGCAGCTCGACATCCAATCAGCTTCATGAATACATCAGTCTTGTTTCGCCAACCAACATGTCGGTACTCATTATTGGTGATAGCGGTACTGGAAAAGAATATATTGCCCACACCATTCACACACAGAGCAAACGAAAGGACAAGCCTTTTATTCCTGTTGATTGTGGTGCCATTCCTAAAGAACTTGCTTCAAGCGAATTTTTCGGACACATAAAAGGTTCCTTCACAGGTGCCATTAATGATAAAACGGGACATTTTGAAGCAGCAAACGGCGGTACATTATTTTTAGACGAAGTAGGAAACCTTTCCTATGAAGTCCAGATTCAGTTGCTTCGTGCGTTACAGGAACGAAAAGTAAAACCGGTGGGAAGCAATCATGAAGTCAAGGTTGATATTCGTGTTATTGCTGCTACCAACGAAGACCTTTCAGAAGCAGTCAAGCGAGGTGATTTTCGTGAGGACCTTTATCACAGGCTCAATGAATTCTGCATTCAGGCTCCAAAACTGAGTGAAAGAAAACAGGACATCATGGTTTTCGCTCATCATTTTTTGGCTTTGGCTAACGACGACCTTGAAAAAAACATCGAGGGTTTTGATGACGAAGTCATTGAACTATTCATGAATTATGACTGGCCGGGCAACTTACGTGAGATGAAGAACACCATCAAACGTTCTGTATTATTAACGAAGAGCAATTCTGTTCCTATTGACGTTTTGCCACAGGAAATGCGTTCTGCCATTGAGCAGGAAAACGCTATTCCTTATTATTCGAAAGAAAATGAAGAATCGGCTATACGCTCAGCTTTGGAAAAAGCAGGCTTCAATAAAACCAAAGCGGCTAAATTGCTGAATATCGATAGGAAAACGCTTTATAACAAATTGAAATTATACAGTATCGACCTTTAG
- a CDS encoding Glu/Leu/Phe/Val dehydrogenase dimerization domain-containing protein has translation MKDLLKKFENKEPEIIFNWKDSETEAEGWTVINSLRGGAAGGGTRMRKGLDVNEVLSLAKTMEVKFSVSGPAIGGAKSGINFDPNDPRKKGVLQRWYKAVSPLLKSYYGTGGDLNVDEIHEVIPMTEECGVWHPQEGVFNGHFKPSEADKINRIGQLRQGVVKVIENPIYSPDVNQKYTVADMITGFGVAEAVRHFYDIYGGNIKGKKAIVQGFGNVGSAAAYYLANSGAKIVGIIDRDGGVINENGFTFEEIRNLFVNKNGNQLVADNMISFAEINQKIWTIGAEIFTPCAASRLVTQEQLDNMAAAGLEVISCGANVPFADKEIFFGPIMEAADKKISLIPDFISNCGMARVFAYFMEKKVQMTDEAIFSDTSETIKNAIQKAHDLNADKKNISATAFEIALKQLV, from the coding sequence ATGAAAGATTTACTTAAGAAATTTGAGAATAAAGAGCCTGAAATAATATTCAACTGGAAAGATTCCGAAACTGAAGCCGAAGGGTGGACAGTAATCAATTCGCTTCGCGGTGGTGCTGCCGGAGGTGGAACAAGAATGAGAAAAGGACTTGACGTGAATGAGGTTCTCTCTTTGGCAAAAACCATGGAGGTAAAATTTTCAGTTTCAGGGCCGGCAATTGGCGGAGCTAAATCCGGTATCAATTTCGACCCGAACGACCCAAGAAAAAAAGGCGTTTTACAAAGGTGGTATAAAGCCGTTTCTCCTTTATTGAAAAGCTATTACGGAACCGGAGGCGATTTGAATGTTGATGAAATCCACGAAGTAATTCCAATGACTGAAGAATGCGGTGTATGGCACCCACAAGAAGGAGTTTTCAACGGACATTTCAAACCAAGCGAAGCTGATAAAATCAACAGAATCGGACAATTGCGTCAAGGTGTTGTAAAAGTTATTGAAAATCCTATCTACTCTCCTGATGTAAACCAAAAATATACAGTAGCCGACATGATTACCGGTTTTGGTGTTGCGGAAGCGGTGCGTCATTTCTATGACATCTACGGCGGAAACATCAAAGGTAAAAAAGCCATCGTTCAGGGATTTGGAAATGTTGGTTCTGCCGCGGCTTATTACCTGGCTAATTCAGGAGCGAAAATCGTGGGTATTATCGACAGAGATGGCGGAGTTATCAACGAAAACGGTTTTACTTTTGAAGAAATCAGAAATTTATTCGTTAATAAAAACGGCAACCAGCTTGTAGCAGACAATATGATTTCTTTTGCAGAAATCAATCAAAAAATATGGACTATCGGTGCTGAAATCTTCACTCCGTGTGCTGCTTCAAGATTGGTTACTCAAGAGCAATTAGACAATATGGCGGCTGCCGGATTGGAAGTGATTTCATGTGGTGCCAACGTTCCATTTGCTGATAAAGAGATTTTCTTTGGCCCGATTATGGAAGCTGCCGACAAAAAGATAAGCCTGATTCCTGATTTTATTTCAAACTGCGGAATGGCAAGGGTATTTGCTTATTTCATGGAGAAAAAAGTACAGATGACAGACGAAGCTATCTTTAGCGATACTTCTGAAACCATCAAAAATGCAATCCAGAAAGCGCATGACCTGAATGCTGACAAGAAAAACATCAGCGCCACTGCTTTCGAAATTGCCCTAAAACAGTTGGTCTAA
- a CDS encoding acyl-CoA dehydrogenase, with protein MDFKLTEEHLMIQQAARDFAQAELLPGVIERDEHSKFPTEQVKMMADLGFLGMMVDPKYGGAGLDSVSYVLAMKEIAKVDASAAVVMSVNNSLVCAGIEKYCNEEQKQKYLVPLAKGEVIGAFCLSEPEAGSDATSQKTTAIDKGDHYLLNGTKNWITNGATASTYIVIAQTDIEKGHKGINAFLVEKGWAGFEIGPKEQKMGIRGSDTHSLMFTDVKVPKENRIGEEGFGFNFAMAVLNGGRIGIASQALGIAAGAYELALKYSKERKAFGKEISKHQAIAFKLADMATQISAAEMLCLKAACEKDAGQDISQSGAMAKLFASQTAMDTTIEAVQIHGGNGYVREYHVERMMRDAKITQIYEGTSEIQRIVISRSILNA; from the coding sequence ATGGATTTTAAACTAACCGAAGAACATCTGATGATTCAGCAAGCGGCAAGAGATTTTGCTCAGGCAGAACTGCTTCCAGGTGTAATTGAAAGAGACGAACATTCAAAATTCCCAACAGAACAGGTCAAAATGATGGCCGATTTAGGTTTCCTTGGAATGATGGTTGACCCGAAATATGGTGGAGCCGGATTGGATAGCGTTTCTTACGTTTTGGCAATGAAAGAAATTGCAAAAGTAGATGCTTCGGCAGCAGTAGTAATGTCTGTGAACAACTCACTTGTTTGTGCAGGTATAGAGAAATACTGCAATGAGGAACAAAAACAAAAATACCTTGTGCCTTTGGCTAAAGGTGAAGTAATAGGAGCTTTCTGTCTTTCTGAGCCGGAAGCCGGAAGTGATGCGACTTCTCAAAAAACAACAGCAATTGACAAAGGTGACCATTACCTTTTGAATGGTACAAAAAACTGGATTACTAACGGAGCTACAGCTTCTACTTATATTGTAATTGCTCAAACCGATATTGAAAAAGGACATAAAGGAATTAATGCTTTCCTTGTTGAAAAAGGATGGGCTGGTTTTGAAATTGGTCCGAAAGAGCAAAAAATGGGAATTCGCGGATCTGATACACATTCTTTAATGTTTACAGATGTGAAAGTTCCAAAAGAAAACAGAATCGGTGAAGAAGGTTTCGGATTCAATTTTGCAATGGCAGTATTGAATGGGGGAAGAATCGGAATTGCTTCTCAGGCACTTGGAATCGCAGCCGGAGCTTACGAACTGGCATTGAAATACTCAAAAGAAAGAAAAGCTTTCGGGAAAGAAATTTCCAAGCATCAGGCTATTGCTTTTAAACTGGCAGATATGGCAACGCAAATCAGTGCTGCAGAAATGCTTTGCCTGAAAGCAGCTTGTGAAAAAGATGCGGGACAAGACATTTCACAATCAGGAGCAATGGCAAAATTGTTTGCTTCTCAAACAGCAATGGATACTACTATTGAAGCGGTACAGATTCATGGTGGTAACGGATATGTTAGAGAATACCATGTAGAAAGAATGATGCGTGATGCAAAAATCACCCAGATATATGAAGGAACTTCAGAAATTCAAAGAATCGTAATTTCAAGAAGTATTCTGAATGCATAA
- a CDS encoding anhydro-N-acetylmuramic acid kinase: protein MAKENYNVIGVMSGTSLDGIDLAHIIFSRLENRWHYQIEETKAVPYTEDWVFRLKKAVDFSPEELEKLNTDYTLLLGNVISDFIAANQLENLDGVCSHGHTILHQPQNGFTLQIGNLPEIAKLTNQKVICDFRVQDVEYGGQGAPLVPIGDRFLFPEYDFCLNLGGFSNISFKQDDKRIAFDISPVNTVLNFYADLLGYEYDDKGTIARSGTISELLLQELNNIDFYAQAYPKSLGYEFVKTIILPMMERHNISIEDKLRTFTEHIAIQTLLAVPKKTGRLLVTGGGAYNEFLLERMAFHLPEMKFEVPDDKTVQYKEALIFALLGVLKLQNEVNVLASVTGAKHDHSSGKIFLP from the coding sequence ATGGCTAAAGAAAACTATAACGTTATCGGAGTTATGTCAGGCACATCCTTGGATGGTATTGATCTGGCCCATATAATTTTTAGTCGGTTGGAAAACCGCTGGCACTATCAAATTGAGGAAACCAAGGCAGTTCCTTATACGGAAGACTGGGTTTTCAGACTAAAAAAAGCAGTAGATTTTTCACCAGAAGAACTCGAAAAACTAAATACAGATTATACCTTATTATTAGGTAATGTGATTTCTGATTTTATCGCAGCAAATCAGTTGGAAAATCTGGATGGTGTATGTTCTCACGGACATACAATCCTGCACCAGCCCCAAAACGGTTTTACCTTGCAGATTGGAAATCTTCCGGAAATAGCAAAACTTACCAATCAGAAAGTAATCTGCGATTTCCGCGTACAGGATGTGGAATATGGCGGACAAGGAGCTCCATTGGTTCCAATTGGTGACCGTTTCCTGTTTCCCGAATATGATTTTTGCCTGAATCTTGGCGGCTTTTCCAATATTTCCTTTAAACAGGATGATAAAAGAATCGCATTTGATATTTCTCCTGTCAATACGGTACTTAATTTTTATGCCGACCTATTAGGTTATGAATATGACGACAAAGGAACGATTGCGCGAAGCGGAACTATTTCTGAATTGCTATTACAGGAACTTAACAACATTGATTTTTATGCTCAGGCCTATCCTAAATCCCTAGGCTATGAGTTTGTAAAAACAATCATACTGCCTATGATGGAAAGACATAACATTTCCATAGAAGACAAATTGCGGACTTTTACAGAGCATATCGCTATACAGACTTTGTTAGCCGTTCCTAAAAAAACAGGAAGACTTCTGGTAACCGGAGGTGGCGCCTATAATGAATTTTTACTCGAGAGAATGGCCTTCCATTTACCTGAAATGAAATTCGAAGTGCCGGATGACAAAACAGTACAATATAAAGAAGCGCTGATTTTTGCCTTGCTTGGCGTTTTAAAACTGCAAAATGAAGTGAATGTACTGGCTAGCGTGACCGGAGCCAAACACGACCACAGTTCAGGAAAAATATTCCTGCCATAA
- a CDS encoding class I SAM-dependent methyltransferase, with protein MIEEIKIYYDELASTYDQNRFGNSYGTYIDIQERAYLKKYLPHLSSANILDLGCGTGRFLDLASHGVDISPKMIDVAKHKFPEKNINLGSVSDIPHPDTFFDIIFSFHVIMHLDKVTVHEFLKESHQKLKKGGKLIFDFPSQKRRKLFNYKKTGWHGANALSIKDIESLITPDWTIKYYRGILFFPIHRFPSSARPLLQKIDAFFCKSFLKEYSSYLVIELEKAQPSEKTYPNRNKTKIQGN; from the coding sequence ATGATTGAGGAAATAAAAATATATTATGATGAATTAGCATCCACTTACGACCAAAACAGGTTTGGAAATTCCTACGGCACCTACATCGACATACAGGAAAGAGCCTATTTAAAAAAGTATTTGCCTCACCTCAGCTCGGCTAACATTTTGGATTTAGGCTGTGGAACGGGAAGATTTCTGGACCTGGCAAGCCACGGAGTAGATATCAGTCCAAAAATGATTGATGTCGCAAAACACAAGTTTCCGGAAAAAAACATCAATTTAGGCAGTGTTTCAGATATTCCGCACCCTGATACTTTCTTTGACATTATATTCTCTTTTCACGTTATAATGCATTTGGACAAAGTCACTGTGCATGAATTCCTTAAGGAATCACATCAAAAATTAAAAAAAGGCGGGAAACTAATTTTTGATTTTCCTTCTCAAAAAAGAAGAAAACTTTTCAATTATAAAAAAACAGGCTGGCATGGCGCCAATGCTCTTTCAATAAAAGATATCGAAAGTCTTATAACTCCAGACTGGACCATAAAATATTACCGGGGAATCCTTTTTTTTCCTATCCACAGATTTCCTTCTTCAGCCCGACCTTTATTGCAAAAAATAGATGCCTTTTTTTGCAAATCCTTTCTCAAAGAATATTCTTCCTACCTCGTCATCGAATTAGAAAAAGCTCAACCAAGTGAAAAAACTTATCCCAACCGCAATAAAACTAAAATTCAGGGTAATTAA
- a CDS encoding SDR family NAD(P)-dependent oxidoreductase — MKNIIITGTSRGIGYELALLFANEGHQVLAISRKTPKALIENPNITCLSVDLANEADLAKIENFLSSAWKQVDAIVHNAGALLLKPFSETSTQDFEQIYKVNVFGVASLTRISLPYLKSGSHVVTISSMGGIQGSMKFAGLSAYSSSKGAVITLSELLSEEYKERGISFNVLALGSVQTEMLAEAFPGYQAPLSAKEMADYIYDFTLKGNKFYNGKVLQVSSSTP, encoded by the coding sequence ATGAAAAATATCATTATAACAGGAACAAGCAGAGGAATTGGTTATGAACTGGCTTTGTTATTTGCAAACGAAGGTCATCAGGTTTTGGCCATTTCCAGAAAAACACCAAAGGCATTAATAGAAAATCCAAATATTACCTGTCTTTCTGTTGACCTGGCGAATGAAGCCGATTTGGCTAAAATCGAAAATTTCCTTTCTTCTGCATGGAAACAGGTTGATGCAATCGTTCATAATGCAGGGGCGTTGTTGTTAAAACCTTTTTCAGAAACATCTACGCAAGATTTTGAGCAGATTTATAAGGTAAATGTTTTTGGCGTTGCTTCGCTGACAAGAATCTCACTGCCTTATTTAAAATCCGGAAGCCATGTAGTGACAATTAGCAGTATGGGCGGCATTCAGGGAAGTATGAAATTTGCCGGACTGTCTGCCTATAGTTCCAGTAAAGGTGCTGTTATTACGCTTTCTGAACTGCTTTCTGAAGAATATAAAGAAAGAGGCATTTCTTTTAATGTATTGGCGTTAGGCTCTGTCCAGACCGAAATGCTTGCTGAAGCTTTCCCGGGTTATCAGGCACCACTTTCGGCAAAAGAAATGGCAGATTATATTTATGATTTTACTCTAAAAGGGAATAAGTTCTATAACGGAAAAGTCCTTCAGGTATCTTCCTCAACTCCTTAA
- a CDS encoding VanW family protein has protein sequence MKKLIPTAIKLKFRVIKRHITDLKFISKNRFAQKRPQENISGFSITIKQEIKKGTHFDNKIHNLKLASKAINQVCIYPDELFSFWKIVGNPSERNGFKKGRNIVNQKISEETGGGLCQLSGIIYHTALLANLEILERHNHSVDIYSEEERFTPLGADATVVYGYKDLRIKNNNPFPIQFKIEIQGSYISCSLNSPKEIEEHHVTFNTIDKGRKIEVVTFIENKKVAISFYNKLRS, from the coding sequence GTGAAAAAACTTATCCCAACCGCAATAAAACTAAAATTCAGGGTAATTAAAAGACATATTACCGATTTAAAATTTATCTCTAAGAATCGCTTTGCCCAAAAAAGACCACAAGAAAATATATCCGGTTTCTCTATCACAATTAAACAGGAAATAAAAAAAGGAACCCATTTCGACAACAAAATCCACAATCTAAAACTGGCCTCGAAAGCAATCAATCAAGTCTGTATTTATCCTGACGAACTTTTTTCTTTTTGGAAAATAGTGGGAAATCCTTCCGAAAGAAACGGTTTTAAAAAAGGACGGAATATCGTAAACCAGAAAATTTCTGAAGAAACGGGCGGCGGACTTTGCCAACTTTCCGGAATTATTTACCACACGGCTCTCCTAGCCAATTTAGAGATACTGGAAAGGCATAACCATTCTGTAGACATCTATTCCGAAGAAGAGCGATTCACTCCCTTAGGGGCAGATGCCACTGTGGTTTATGGTTATAAAGACCTTCGGATTAAAAACAACAATCCTTTCCCTATCCAATTCAAAATCGAAATCCAAGGTTCCTATATTAGTTGCTCCCTAAACAGCCCAAAAGAAATTGAAGAGCACCACGTGACTTTCAATACCATTGATAAAGGCAGGAAAATTGAAGTGGTTACTTTTATAGAAAATAAAAAAGTGGCAATTTCTTTCTACAACAAATTAAGGAGTTGA
- a CDS encoding hybrid sensor histidine kinase/response regulator, whose protein sequence is MSQKPRSLKVKVIIGYLLLFVIAALSVWFIYSEILKIATPSNNANADSQKVIRVSNAIASLYASETVGRNSILTGSKADLNEYTKLLDSIKLEIEAIKSEADKTQLPKLDTIQYLLQRKKNSINEIIEFRKYLDTRATYKRAERKVYYTKDSLVKKIKPVQFSGRQQYRSFLNEVLTKKQLDSLSKLPLSNDSLTMAIQGAIRKEASREIDKQYELVGKEQKMLDENRYISDQLRTVLSSLEKQMLEKSYAKINESKRAIDNTIQTIAWVGAITFCLLIVFGYIIIRDLTINQNYRNQLEALNAEKEDLLRSKMMLLATVTHDIQTPLGSVIGFSDLLKNTDVNPKQLQYLDNIKHSSNYILKLVNDLVDFSKLENNRINIEKVSFNFKDLIESTCKPLEPNAENKGIELNWDVEEVLDDNFISDPYRLKQILTNLISNAIKFTQEGSVEVHARVESATIVVSVIDTGIGIAKNKQKAVFKEFTQAHAGIEKKFGGTGLGLTIAKRMLQLLDGDIVVDSEENKGSIFTITIPAIKSEAEAVEVGVPNLDSETEFLKDKRILIVDDDAMQLSLMKEIFANYPVKVTTLVDAAKVRNLLEHEQFDLVLSDIQMPNIDGFELVRIIRNNNNPEIAAIPVIALSGKRNLNPEDFTSKGFTAFHPKPLRLEELLLLMKSIFNGKPVDVAVQVAEARKDEKLFDLSSLNKFTQNDPVSLKLIVDTFITSVSENTEALRQATCEMNLKRMSEVAHKMIPMLKQMEVYSISDLLEPIEDQSLEYDKEEMEKYVAIIFQKLSVLISELEKEIS, encoded by the coding sequence ATGAGTCAGAAACCGAGATCTTTAAAAGTAAAAGTTATTATAGGGTATTTGTTGCTTTTTGTAATAGCCGCTTTGTCGGTCTGGTTTATCTATTCTGAAATCCTAAAAATTGCCACTCCCAGTAATAATGCCAATGCAGACAGCCAAAAGGTAATCCGTGTCAGTAATGCAATTGCCAGTTTATATGCTTCTGAAACTGTGGGGAGAAACTCAATATTGACAGGTTCTAAGGCAGATCTTAATGAATATACCAAACTGCTTGACAGTATAAAATTAGAAATTGAAGCTATAAAATCAGAAGCGGATAAAACACAGCTTCCTAAGCTGGATACGATTCAATACCTCTTGCAGAGAAAGAAAAACAGTATCAATGAAATTATAGAATTCAGGAAATATCTCGATACGAGGGCAACCTATAAAAGAGCCGAAAGAAAGGTATATTACACTAAAGATTCATTGGTCAAAAAAATAAAACCGGTGCAGTTTTCGGGAAGACAGCAGTACCGTTCGTTTTTAAATGAAGTACTTACGAAAAAACAGCTGGACTCTTTGAGCAAACTGCCGCTTTCCAATGATTCACTTACTATGGCTATTCAAGGAGCGATAAGGAAAGAAGCTTCACGAGAAATTGATAAGCAATATGAATTAGTGGGAAAGGAGCAGAAAATGCTTGATGAAAACCGATATATTTCCGACCAGCTCCGAACCGTACTTTCTTCTTTAGAAAAGCAGATGTTGGAAAAATCATATGCAAAAATTAATGAATCCAAACGGGCTATTGATAATACAATCCAAACTATTGCATGGGTTGGTGCCATAACATTCTGTCTCCTGATTGTTTTTGGCTATATAATAATAAGAGACCTTACCATAAACCAAAACTACAGAAACCAGCTTGAAGCCCTTAATGCTGAAAAAGAAGACTTGTTGCGAAGTAAAATGATGCTTTTGGCTACCGTTACGCATGATATACAGACGCCATTGGGAAGCGTGATCGGTTTTTCAGACCTGTTAAAAAATACCGATGTTAATCCAAAACAGTTACAATACTTAGATAATATAAAACATTCTTCAAATTATATATTAAAGCTGGTTAATGATTTGGTGGATTTCTCCAAATTGGAAAACAACCGCATTAATATTGAGAAAGTCAGCTTTAATTTTAAAGACCTGATTGAAAGTACCTGCAAGCCGTTAGAGCCGAATGCAGAGAATAAAGGAATCGAGCTCAATTGGGATGTGGAAGAAGTGTTGGATGACAATTTTATATCTGATCCCTACAGGTTGAAGCAAATTTTGACCAATCTGATTTCAAACGCTATAAAATTCACCCAGGAAGGATCTGTTGAGGTTCATGCCAGGGTAGAATCGGCTACCATTGTTGTTTCTGTAATCGATACCGGAATCGGGATTGCAAAGAACAAGCAAAAAGCGGTTTTTAAAGAGTTTACGCAAGCGCATGCCGGAATAGAAAAGAAATTTGGAGGAACTGGTCTTGGCTTGACGATTGCGAAAAGAATGCTACAGCTTTTAGATGGAGATATAGTGGTAGATAGTGAAGAAAATAAAGGTTCCATATTTACGATTACGATTCCGGCCATAAAATCGGAAGCTGAAGCTGTTGAGGTTGGGGTTCCAAATTTGGATTCGGAAACGGAATTTTTGAAAGACAAAAGAATTTTGATTGTTGATGACGATGCGATGCAGCTTTCGCTGATGAAAGAAATTTTCGCGAATTATCCAGTAAAAGTGACTACACTGGTTGACGCAGCCAAAGTGAGAAATCTGTTGGAGCACGAACAATTTGACCTTGTCCTGAGCGATATACAGATGCCTAATATTGACGGATTTGAATTAGTGAGAATTATTCGCAATAACAATAATCCGGAAATAGCAGCTATTCCTGTAATTGCCTTATCTGGTAAAAGAAATCTTAATCCTGAAGATTTTACAAGCAAAGGATTTACTGCATTCCATCCAAAACCATTGCGTCTGGAAGAGTTGTTGCTGCTTATGAAATCCATATTTAATGGAAAGCCTGTAGATGTTGCTGTTCAGGTAGCAGAAGCAAGGAAAGATGAAAAATTATTTGATTTGTCTAGTCTGAATAAGTTTACCCAAAACGATCCGGTTTCTTTAAAATTAATTGTGGATACTTTTATCACCAGCGTTTCCGAAAACACCGAAGCGTTGCGACAAGCCACCTGTGAAATGAACCTGAAAAGGATGTCGGAAGTTGCCCATAAAATGATTCCGATGCTGAAACAAATGGAAGTATATTCAATTTCAGACCTCTTAGAACCAATAGAAGACCAGAGTTTGGAATATGATAAGGAAGAAATGGAAAAGTATGTAGCAATTATTTTCCAAAAATTATCAGTCCTTATTTCTGAATTGGAAAAGGAAATTAGTTAA